The Streptomyces cyanogenus DNA segment CCCGGTACGCGGAGGCGGTGTTCACCGCCCAGCAGACCCTCGCCGACGCACAGACCTTCTACGCCGACCTGAAGTCCCGCACCCGGGCCGCGGGCCGGGACCCGGGGCACGTGAAGGTGCTGCCCGGGATCGTGCCGGTCCTCGGGTCGACGGAGGCGGAGGCGCGGGCCGCCGAGCGGCTGCTGGAGGACCACATCGTGTACGAGCACGGGGTGGGCCGCCTGGAGAGCCTGCTGCAGCTGCCGGCCGGGACGCTGCGGCTGGACGGCCCGCTCCCCGCCGACCTGCCGCCCGAGTCCGCCATCGAGGGTGCCAAGAGCCGCTACACGCTGGTCGTGGAGCTGGCCCGGCGCGAGCGGCTCACCGTGCGGCAGCTGGTCGGCCGGCTCGGCGGCGGGCGCGGGCACCTCACGTTCGCCGGGACGCCCGAGCAGGTCGCCGACGAGATCGAGACCTGGTTCACGCAGGGGGCCGCCGACGGCTTCAACATCATGCCCGCCGTGCTGCCCTCCGGTCTGGAGGCGTTCGTCGAGCACGTCGTACCCCTCCTGCGCGCCCGCGGTCTGCTGCGCACCGGGTACGGGCCGCGGCAGACCCTGCGCGAGCGCTACGGCCTGCCCCGCCCCGCCAACCAGTACCTGACCCCCGACCCCGACCCCGCCCCCGCCCTCGTCTGAGAGGAATCCCCATGTCCATCGAGATCACCAAGGTCACCGCGCGCATCGGCGCCCGTGTCTCCGGCGTCGACGTCTCCCGCCCGCTCGCGCCGGAGGAGGTCACCGCGGTCCGGGAGGCGCTGAACGTCCACAAGGCGCTCGTCTTCGACGACGTGCGCCTGGACGACGCCGGCCAGCAGGCCTTCGCCCGCCATCTCGGCGACCTCACCACGGCCCACCCGACGGTGGGCGCGGTCGACGGCGCCCCGAACGTACTGCCGGTCGACAGCGAACGGGGCCGCGCCAACCACTGGCACACCGACGTCACCTTCGTCCTCAACCCGCCGCAGGCCAGCACCCTGCGCTCGCTCACCGTCCCGCCGTACGGCGGCGAGACGCTGATCGCCAACGCGGCGGCGGCCTACCGGGACCTGCCCGAGCCGCTGCGCCGCCTGGCCGACACCCTGTGGGCCGAGCACACCAACGACTACGACTACGCGGTGCCGGACGAGGAGATCGACGCGGAGAAGGCCGCCCAGCGCGCCCAGTTCACGTCCATCACCTACCGCACCGCCCACCCGGTGGTCCGGGTGCACCCGCTGACCGGGGAACGGGGGCTGTTCATCGGCGGGTTCGCACAGCGGATCGTCGGCCTGTCGGCCGGCGAGTCCCGCAAGATCCTCGACCTGCTCCAGGCGTACGTCACCCGCCCGGAGAACGTGCTGCGCCACCGCTGGTCGGAGAACCAGCTGGTCCTCTTCGACAACCGCATCACCCAGCACTACGCCATCGACAACTACGACGGACTGCCGCGCCGGCTGCACCGCGTGACGGTCGCGGGTGACATCCCGGTCGGCATCGAGGGCAAGGAGAGCTACTCGATCGAGGGGGACGCCTCCCACTACACACCCGTGGCCGCGTAGCCGTATATTCACCGTCCGTACGACAAGGTGTCCGGATAGTGGGCGGCCTCTTCGCGTGAGCGGACGGCCGCCCACACTGGCGGGGTTTTTGCCCGCCCATCGCCCTGGGGAAGCCGCGCCCATGCCCAGTAGTACGACCAAGGAGACACCGCCGCAGCAGCAGGCGGACGGCTCCCTCTCCCATGGCCTCAAGCAGCGCCATCTGTCGATGATCGCCCTCGGCGGTGTGATCGGCGCGGGCCTGTTCGTCGGCTCCGGTGCCGGCATCGCCGCCGCCGGCCCGTCCATCGTGATCGCCTACACCCTCTCCGGCCTCCTGGTGATGCTGGTGATGCGGATGCTCGGCGAGATGTCCGCCGCCTACCCGTCGTCGGGTTCCTTCTCCGCGCACGCCGAGCGGGCGATCGGCCCGTGGGCGGGCTTCGCCGCCGGCTGGTCGTTCTGGGTGCTGCTGTGCACGGCGGTCGGCCTGGAGGGCATCGGCGCGGCGCACATCGTCTCCGGCTGGCTGCCCGGCACACCGGAGTGGGTGTGGGTGGCGCTGTTCATGGTCGTCTTCTGCGGCACCAACCTGGCCGCCGTGAAGAACTTCGGCGAGTTCGAGTTCTGGTTCGCCGCGCTGAAGGTCGGCGCGATCAGCCTGTTCCTGG contains these protein-coding regions:
- a CDS encoding LLM class flavin-dependent oxidoreductase, producing MTTRQLHLNAFLMNTGHHEASWRLPESDPYAHVELSHYVGLARIAERGTFDSLFLADGPQLWGNLAQRPAGALEPLTLLTALATATEHIGLIATASTSYNSPYNLARRFASLDIVSGGRAGWNIVTTAGAEAARNFGLDAEPAHAERYARAAEFLEVARKLWDSWEDDAIVADKAAGVWGDDRKIHPPRHQGTYFAVEGALNVPRTPQGYPLLVQAGSSEDGKAFAARYAEAVFTAQQTLADAQTFYADLKSRTRAAGRDPGHVKVLPGIVPVLGSTEAEARAAERLLEDHIVYEHGVGRLESLLQLPAGTLRLDGPLPADLPPESAIEGAKSRYTLVVELARRERLTVRQLVGRLGGGRGHLTFAGTPEQVADEIETWFTQGAADGFNIMPAVLPSGLEAFVEHVVPLLRARGLLRTGYGPRQTLRERYGLPRPANQYLTPDPDPAPALV
- a CDS encoding TauD/TfdA dioxygenase family protein is translated as MSIEITKVTARIGARVSGVDVSRPLAPEEVTAVREALNVHKALVFDDVRLDDAGQQAFARHLGDLTTAHPTVGAVDGAPNVLPVDSERGRANHWHTDVTFVLNPPQASTLRSLTVPPYGGETLIANAAAAYRDLPEPLRRLADTLWAEHTNDYDYAVPDEEIDAEKAAQRAQFTSITYRTAHPVVRVHPLTGERGLFIGGFAQRIVGLSAGESRKILDLLQAYVTRPENVLRHRWSENQLVLFDNRITQHYAIDNYDGLPRRLHRVTVAGDIPVGIEGKESYSIEGDASHYTPVAA